Proteins encoded in a region of the Stieleria neptunia genome:
- a CDS encoding sulfatase family protein, whose amino-acid sequence MMTFRPFAFCLCFLIAVALVSREADAAERPNILYIMSDDHAAHAISAYGSRLAEIAPTPNIDRLAEEGALFTNAFCTNSICSPSRACVLTGQYNHVNGSFDLSGSVAPGKQMLALQMRKAGYETAMIGKWHLKAEPADFDYYCVLPGQGKYHNPDFRIRGDKPWGKNLIHFQDKHVTDAITDLSLQWLSERGDKDKPFFLMHHYKAPHDYFDNAARYESYLADVDIPEPETLWDRGESFGSLATRGDNDELVPHIGTSIGSRNPRRSYLGDLPKLYPNEFPQGYDPADYTDQQNTRLAYNAYLKKFLRCVKGIDDNLGRLFDHLEKTGQMDNTVIIYTGDQGFMLGEHDYQDKRWMYEESQRMPFLVRYPKTVPAGQRFDTIIENVDYGPTMLDFAGAEIPATVQGRSFKSMLESGDEPADWKQAAYYRYWMHMAHHDNPGHMGIRTKTHKLIYYYGCNYDGGYQTPAGWELYDLVNDPQETRNLYDDPEHAELAAKLKSQLAETRRRVGDDGSHYPACEEVVQEFWDYDEADRAKAREISHRYLKRRLEELAAGQRNIRTYYGE is encoded by the coding sequence ATGATGACTTTTCGCCCCTTTGCATTCTGCCTGTGTTTCTTGATCGCCGTCGCTCTGGTGTCGCGTGAAGCCGACGCGGCCGAGCGTCCGAACATCTTGTACATCATGTCGGACGATCATGCGGCGCACGCGATCTCCGCGTACGGCAGCCGTCTGGCCGAGATCGCTCCGACGCCCAACATCGACCGTCTGGCCGAGGAAGGCGCCCTGTTCACCAACGCGTTCTGCACCAATTCGATCTGTTCGCCCTCGCGCGCCTGCGTGTTGACCGGGCAATACAACCATGTCAACGGATCGTTCGACCTGAGCGGCAGCGTTGCCCCGGGCAAACAGATGCTGGCCCTCCAAATGCGCAAGGCGGGTTACGAAACCGCCATGATCGGCAAGTGGCACCTGAAAGCCGAGCCGGCCGATTTTGATTACTACTGTGTCTTGCCCGGGCAAGGGAAATACCACAACCCTGATTTTCGCATTCGCGGCGACAAGCCGTGGGGCAAGAACCTGATCCATTTCCAGGACAAACACGTCACCGATGCGATCACGGATCTGTCGCTGCAATGGCTTTCCGAGCGGGGCGACAAAGACAAACCGTTTTTCTTGATGCATCATTACAAGGCGCCCCACGATTATTTTGACAATGCGGCGCGTTACGAATCGTATTTGGCCGATGTCGACATTCCCGAACCCGAAACGCTTTGGGATCGCGGCGAGTCGTTCGGATCGTTGGCAACACGTGGCGACAACGACGAATTGGTTCCCCACATCGGCACGTCGATCGGATCGCGCAACCCGCGTCGGTCGTACCTCGGTGATCTGCCCAAGTTGTATCCCAACGAATTCCCCCAAGGCTATGACCCGGCGGATTACACCGACCAGCAAAACACACGCCTGGCGTACAACGCCTACCTGAAGAAGTTCTTGCGCTGCGTCAAAGGCATCGATGACAACCTGGGGCGTCTGTTCGACCACCTCGAAAAGACCGGCCAGATGGACAACACGGTCATCATCTACACCGGCGATCAAGGGTTCATGCTGGGCGAACACGATTACCAAGACAAACGTTGGATGTACGAGGAATCTCAGCGGATGCCGTTTTTGGTCCGCTACCCCAAGACCGTTCCGGCCGGTCAGCGTTTCGACACGATCATCGAAAACGTCGATTACGGCCCCACGATGCTCGACTTCGCCGGCGCAGAAATCCCGGCAACCGTCCAAGGGCGCTCCTTCAAATCCATGCTGGAATCGGGTGACGAGCCCGCCGATTGGAAACAGGCGGCCTACTACCGCTATTGGATGCACATGGCCCATCACGACAACCCCGGTCACATGGGGATCCGCACCAAGACGCACAAGTTGATCTACTACTATGGATGCAACTACGACGGCGGTTACCAGACGCCGGCCGGTTGGGAGCTGTACGACCTGGTCAACGATCCCCAAGAAACGCGCAACCTCTATGACGATCCCGAACACGCCGAGCTGGCCGCGAAACTCAAATCACAGCTCGCTGAGACACGTCGACGCGTCGGTGACGATGGTTCCCACTACCCGGCCTGTGAGGAAGTCGTGCAAGAGTTCTGGGATTATGATGAAGCGGACCGGGCCAAGGCTCGTGAGATCTCACACCGGTACCTCAAGCGACGACTGGAAGAACTGGCGGCCGGCCAGCGGAACATTCGCACGTACTACGGCGAGTGA